One part of the Enterococcus sp. DIV1094 genome encodes these proteins:
- the rpoB gene encoding DNA-directed RNA polymerase subunit beta, which produces MAGHVVKYGKHRERRSFARISEVLELPNLIEIQTDSYQWFLDEGLREMFEDILPIDDFNGNLSLEFVDYELKEPKYTVAEARAHDANYSAPLHVTLRLTNRETGEIKAQEVFFGDFPLMTEQGTFIINGAERVIVSQLVRSPGVYFHGKVDKNGKEGFGSTVIPNRGAWLEMETDAKDISYVRIDRTRKIPLTVLVRALGFGSDDTIFEIFGDSETLRNTIEKDLHKNASDSRTEEGLKDIYERLRPGEPKTADSSRNLLNARFFDPKRYDLANVGRYKVNKKLDLKTRLLNLTLAETLVDPETGEIIVEKGTALTHQVMETLAPFIDNGLNSVTYYPTEDGVVTDPMTVQVIKVFSPKDPEREVNVIGNGYPDTTVKTVRPADIVASMSYFLNLMEGIGNVDDIDHLGNRRIRSVGELLQNQFRIGLARMERVVRERMSIQDTETLTPQQLINIRPVVASIKEFFGSSQLSQFMDQTNPLGELTHKRRLSALGPGGLTRDRAGYEVRDVHYSHYGRMCPIETPEGPNIGLINSLSSYAKVNKFGFIETPYRRVDRETGRVTEQIDYLTADIEDHYIVAQANSKLNDDGTFAEDIVMARAQSENLEVSIDKVDYMDVSPKQVVAVATACIPFLENDDSNRALMGANMQRQAVPLINPQAPWVGTGMEYKSAHDSGAALLCKHDGVVEFVDASEIRVRRDNGALDKYSVTKFRRSNSGTSYNQRPIVHLGEKVEKGDTLADGPSMEQGEMALGQNVLVGFMTWEGYNYEDAIIMSRRLVKDDVYTSIHIEEYESEARDTKLGPEEITREIPNVGEDALKDLDEMGIIRIGAEVQDGDLLVGKVTPKGVTELSAEERLLHAIFGEKAREVRDTSLRVPHGGGGIVHDVKIFTREAGDELSPGVNMLVRVYIVQKRKIHEGDKMAGRHGNKGVVSRIMPEEDMPFLPDGTPIDIMLNPLGVPSRMNIGQVLELHLGMAARQLGIHVATPVFDGASDEDVWETVREAGMASDAKTVLYDGRTGEPFDGRVSVGVMYMIKLAHMVDDKLHARSIGPYSLVTQQPLGGKAQFGGQRFGEMEVWALEAYGAAYTLQEILTYKSDDVVGRVKTYEAIVKGEPIPKPGVPESFRVLVKELQSLGLDMRVLDIQDSEIELRDMDDEDDDLITVDALTKFAEQQTAKELEKQAAEQVEDERQDIIQNFETAEDNLD; this is translated from the coding sequence TTGGCTGGACACGTAGTAAAATACGGAAAACATCGCGAACGTAGAAGTTTCGCACGAATCAGTGAAGTGTTGGAATTACCAAATTTGATCGAAATTCAAACAGACTCGTACCAATGGTTCTTGGATGAAGGACTAAGAGAAATGTTTGAAGATATTTTGCCAATCGATGACTTCAATGGCAATCTTTCTTTGGAATTTGTAGATTATGAATTGAAAGAACCAAAGTACACAGTAGCAGAAGCACGCGCACATGACGCAAACTATTCTGCACCATTACATGTGACTTTACGTTTAACAAACCGTGAGACAGGTGAAATCAAAGCGCAAGAAGTATTCTTCGGTGATTTCCCATTGATGACAGAGCAAGGGACATTCATCATCAACGGTGCTGAACGTGTTATTGTATCCCAATTAGTCCGTTCACCAGGTGTTTATTTCCATGGGAAAGTAGACAAAAATGGTAAAGAAGGATTCGGTTCAACAGTGATCCCTAACCGTGGCGCATGGTTAGAAATGGAAACTGATGCAAAAGACATCTCTTATGTACGTATCGACCGCACACGTAAGATTCCATTGACTGTGTTAGTCCGTGCATTAGGTTTTGGTTCAGATGACACGATTTTTGAAATCTTTGGCGATAGTGAAACATTGCGTAACACGATCGAAAAAGATCTACACAAAAATGCAAGTGACTCTAGAACAGAAGAAGGATTAAAAGATATCTACGAGCGTCTTCGCCCAGGCGAACCAAAAACAGCTGATAGTTCACGTAACTTGCTGAATGCCCGCTTCTTTGATCCAAAACGTTACGACTTAGCAAATGTGGGTCGTTACAAAGTAAACAAAAAACTAGACTTGAAAACACGTCTATTGAACTTAACCTTAGCAGAAACATTGGTTGATCCTGAAACAGGCGAGATCATTGTTGAAAAAGGAACAGCTTTGACCCATCAAGTGATGGAAACATTGGCACCGTTCATCGACAATGGCTTGAACTCAGTGACTTACTACCCAACTGAAGATGGCGTAGTGACTGACCCAATGACTGTCCAAGTGATCAAAGTCTTTTCACCAAAAGATCCAGAACGTGAAGTGAACGTGATCGGTAACGGCTACCCAGATACAACAGTGAAAACTGTTCGTCCAGCGGATATCGTTGCTTCAATGAGCTATTTCTTAAACTTGATGGAAGGTATCGGCAACGTGGATGATATCGACCACTTAGGAAATCGTCGTATCCGTTCTGTCGGAGAACTTTTACAAAACCAATTCCGTATTGGTTTAGCACGTATGGAACGTGTCGTACGTGAAAGAATGTCGATCCAAGATACAGAAACATTGACACCACAACAATTGATCAACATCCGTCCAGTTGTTGCAAGTATCAAAGAATTCTTTGGTTCTTCTCAATTGTCTCAGTTCATGGACCAAACAAATCCATTAGGCGAATTGACACACAAACGTCGTCTTTCAGCCTTAGGACCTGGTGGTTTGACTCGTGACCGTGCCGGCTATGAAGTACGTGACGTTCACTACTCTCACTATGGCCGTATGTGTCCGATCGAAACGCCTGAGGGACCAAACATCGGATTGATCAATAGTTTGTCAAGTTATGCGAAAGTAAATAAATTTGGTTTTATCGAAACACCTTACCGTCGTGTCGATCGTGAAACAGGACGTGTAACAGAACAAATCGATTATTTGACCGCAGACATCGAGGACCATTATATCGTTGCCCAAGCAAATAGTAAGTTGAATGATGACGGAACATTTGCTGAAGACATCGTTATGGCTCGTGCCCAAAGTGAAAACTTAGAAGTATCGATCGATAAAGTCGATTACATGGACGTTTCACCGAAGCAAGTAGTTGCGGTAGCGACAGCATGTATTCCTTTCTTGGAAAACGATGACTCCAACCGTGCCTTGATGGGTGCCAACATGCAGCGTCAAGCCGTGCCATTGATCAACCCTCAAGCACCTTGGGTCGGTACTGGTATGGAATACAAATCAGCTCATGACTCAGGAGCTGCGTTACTATGTAAACATGACGGTGTGGTTGAATTTGTAGATGCATCTGAGATTCGCGTACGCCGTGACAATGGCGCATTAGACAAATATTCAGTCACAAAATTCCGCCGTTCAAACTCTGGAACAAGTTACAACCAACGCCCAATCGTTCATTTAGGTGAAAAAGTCGAAAAAGGGGATACCTTGGCAGACGGACCATCAATGGAACAAGGTGAAATGGCGCTAGGACAAAACGTCTTAGTTGGTTTCATGACTTGGGAAGGTTACAACTATGAAGATGCGATCATCATGAGCCGTCGTCTAGTAAAAGATGATGTGTATACATCGATCCATATTGAAGAATATGAATCAGAAGCTCGTGATACAAAATTAGGACCTGAAGAAATCACTCGCGAAATCCCGAACGTCGGTGAAGACGCATTGAAAGACTTAGACGAAATGGGAATCATCCGTATTGGGGCAGAAGTCCAAGACGGTGACTTATTAGTCGGTAAAGTAACACCAAAAGGGGTAACTGAGCTTTCAGCAGAAGAACGCTTATTACATGCGATCTTCGGTGAAAAAGCACGTGAAGTACGTGATACTTCTCTACGTGTACCACACGGTGGTGGCGGGATCGTTCACGATGTGAAGATCTTTACTCGTGAAGCTGGCGATGAATTATCACCAGGTGTCAACATGTTAGTTCGTGTGTATATCGTTCAAAAACGTAAAATCCATGAAGGGGATAAAATGGCCGGTCGTCACGGTAATAAAGGGGTTGTTTCCCGTATTATGCCGGAAGAAGATATGCCATTCTTACCTGATGGAACACCAATCGACATCATGTTGAACCCATTAGGGGTACCATCACGGATGAACATCGGACAAGTATTGGAATTACACTTAGGGATGGCTGCGCGTCAATTAGGCATCCACGTAGCAACACCAGTATTTGATGGTGCAAGTGATGAAGACGTATGGGAAACTGTTCGTGAAGCTGGCATGGCTAGCGATGCGAAAACTGTTCTTTATGACGGACGTACAGGTGAACCATTTGACGGACGTGTGTCTGTCGGAGTGATGTACATGATCAAACTTGCTCACATGGTTGATGACAAGTTACATGCACGTTCAATTGGACCTTACTCACTAGTTACGCAACAACCATTAGGTGGTAAAGCACAATTTGGTGGACAACGTTTTGGGGAAATGGAAGTTTGGGCACTGGAAGCTTACGGTGCGGCGTATACCTTACAAGAAATCTTGACATACAAATCAGATGACGTAGTCGGACGTGTGAAAACATACGAAGCGATCGTCAAGGGTGAGCCAATTCCAAAACCAGGTGTACCTGAATCCTTCCGCGTATTAGTCAAAGAGTTACAATCACTAGGATTAGACATGCGTGTCCTAGACATCCAAGACAGCGAGATCGAACTTCGCGACATGGATGACGAAGACGATGACTTGATCACAGTCGATGCTTTGACAAAATTCGCTGAACAACAAACAGCAAAAGAACTAGAAAAACAAGCTGCTGAACAAGTCGAAGATGAAAGACAAGACATCATCCAAAACTTTGAAACCGCAGAAGATAATTTAGACTGA
- a CDS encoding biotin--[acetyl-CoA-carboxylase] ligase: MTTKAKVLHLLKNNSTFLSGEKIAQQLNVSRTSIWKAIKELEKEGFRFEHQAKGYRYLPSDVLDSVEISHELSPFDTQVTVLAQSESTMKDAKLASTIDTMKPSLFIADTQEQAHGRFGRSFFAQPGQGIYMSLLLHPQKHFEELPQYTLIAASACVRAIEEMTGKHAMIKWVNDIYLDGRKVCGILSEAVSDMETGEIRSVIIGVGLNFSIPQIQFPDDIQQKATSLFPDGEAMITRNQLICSIWKHFFSYLADPTQAYFDLYKERSFVLGKSVSFSQRGTTYQGIAQSIGPKGELIVDTPEQRFQLLSGEVSLTEIDGLPSAKRG, from the coding sequence ATGACGACAAAAGCCAAGGTGTTACACCTTTTAAAAAACAACTCGACATTTCTGTCTGGTGAAAAGATTGCGCAACAGCTGAATGTTTCCCGGACAAGCATTTGGAAGGCCATCAAAGAATTAGAAAAAGAAGGCTTTCGGTTTGAGCATCAAGCAAAAGGATACCGTTATCTTCCATCCGATGTATTAGATTCTGTAGAGATTTCACATGAACTATCCCCTTTTGATACGCAAGTGACTGTTTTAGCGCAATCTGAATCAACGATGAAAGATGCGAAGTTAGCTTCTACTATTGATACGATGAAACCTAGCTTATTTATCGCTGATACACAAGAGCAAGCGCATGGTCGTTTTGGGCGTTCATTTTTTGCACAACCCGGGCAAGGAATCTACATGAGCCTTTTGTTGCATCCACAAAAGCATTTTGAAGAGTTGCCACAATATACGTTGATCGCTGCCAGTGCTTGTGTCAGAGCAATCGAAGAAATGACAGGAAAGCACGCAATGATCAAATGGGTCAACGATATCTATCTTGACGGAAGAAAAGTTTGCGGTATTTTATCGGAAGCAGTAAGCGATATGGAAACTGGCGAAATTCGTTCAGTGATCATTGGTGTGGGATTGAACTTTTCGATTCCCCAAATCCAATTTCCTGATGACATCCAGCAAAAAGCGACTTCCTTATTTCCAGACGGTGAAGCAATGATTACTAGAAACCAATTGATTTGTTCGATTTGGAAACATTTCTTTTCGTATTTAGCAGACCCCACGCAGGCATATTTTGACCTTTACAAAGAACGATCCTTCGTCTTAGGAAAGTCTGTCAGCTTTAGCCAAAGAGGGACGACCTATCAGGGCATCGCTCAATCGATCGGCCCTAAAGGAGAATTGATCGTGGACACACCCGAGCAACGTTTCCAGCTCCTATCTGGCGAGGTCAGTTTAACAGAAATCGATGGCTTACCATCAGCAAAAAGAGGCTAG
- a CDS encoding IS1182 family transposase encodes MLSKQDMSKRAQMGFFALEDLVPQDHLLRQMDQFIDFSFIYDLVKDKYDETQGRPSLDPVLLIKLPMIQYFFGIKSMRQTIKEIEVNNAYRWFLGLGLEDAVPHFSTFGKNYTRRFKGTTTFEQIFYEILAQCMTEGIVDTSEIFIDGTHIKAHANRNKKESVEVMDQAFFYTEKLTKEIEKDREKRLKKPLKETNAGTKMAMKKTSTTDPESGWFHKGEHKEVFAYSAQVACDKNGWILGYTTHPGNLHDSRTFISLFKKLKGAFTLDKLIMDAGYKTPAIAQLLLEENLTPVFPYKRPMTKAGYFKKNDYAYDEYYDCYICPNDKILSYSTTNRKGYLEYKSNPEECKNCPVLSTCTNSKNHTKVITRHIWAKAIERCEEIRHQRSFKDLYRKRKETIERIFGTAKEFHGLRYTNQIGIEKMHMKIGLTFACLNMKKLIKIKKGRAGKVCFSLEKQRNFSFILKIVHIKKTNLIFT; translated from the coding sequence ATGCTCTCAAAACAAGATATGAGTAAGCGTGCACAGATGGGCTTTTTTGCTCTTGAGGACTTAGTTCCCCAAGACCATTTATTACGACAAATGGATCAGTTTATTGATTTTTCTTTTATTTACGATTTGGTAAAAGATAAATATGATGAAACCCAAGGACGGCCAAGCTTAGATCCCGTTCTTCTGATTAAGTTACCGATGATTCAATACTTTTTTGGTATTAAAAGCATGAGACAAACCATCAAAGAAATTGAAGTGAACAACGCGTATCGATGGTTTTTGGGGTTAGGGTTAGAAGATGCAGTTCCTCATTTTTCTACATTTGGTAAAAACTATACGAGACGGTTCAAAGGAACCACTACGTTTGAACAAATCTTTTATGAGATTTTAGCACAATGTATGACGGAAGGAATCGTTGATACCTCTGAAATTTTTATTGATGGGACGCATATTAAAGCACATGCGAATCGAAACAAGAAAGAATCCGTCGAAGTGATGGATCAAGCCTTCTTTTATACGGAAAAATTGACAAAAGAAATTGAAAAAGATCGAGAAAAACGCCTAAAAAAGCCCTTAAAAGAAACAAACGCAGGAACTAAAATGGCCATGAAAAAAACAAGTACTACTGATCCCGAAAGTGGTTGGTTTCATAAAGGTGAGCATAAAGAAGTTTTTGCATATAGCGCACAAGTGGCATGTGATAAAAACGGCTGGATACTAGGTTATACGACCCACCCAGGAAACTTACATGATAGTCGTACGTTTATTTCTTTATTTAAAAAGCTCAAAGGAGCTTTTACTTTAGATAAATTGATTATGGATGCTGGGTATAAAACGCCAGCAATCGCACAATTACTTCTCGAAGAAAATCTGACCCCTGTTTTCCCTTATAAGCGACCAATGACGAAAGCGGGCTATTTCAAGAAGAACGACTATGCCTACGATGAATACTATGATTGTTATATCTGTCCTAATGATAAGATCCTCTCTTATTCGACAACCAATCGAAAAGGATATTTAGAATACAAAAGTAATCCAGAAGAATGTAAAAATTGTCCTGTTCTATCTACTTGTACAAATTCAAAAAATCATACAAAAGTCATCACCAGACATATTTGGGCGAAAGCAATCGAACGATGTGAGGAAATACGTCATCAAAGAAGTTTTAAAGACCTATATAGAAAAAGAAAAGAAACAATTGAACGAATTTTTGGTACAGCAAAGGAATTTCATGGATTACGTTATACGAATCAAATAGGAATAGAAAAAATGCACATGAAAATTGGGCTTACTTTTGCCTGTCTAAATATGAAAAAACTAATAAAAATCAAAAAAGGGCGAGCAGGAAAGGTGTGTTTTTCTTTAGAAAAACAAAGAAATTTCTCTTTTATTCTTAAAATCGTACATATAAAAAAGACAAACCTCATTTTTACATAA